Within the Coleofasciculus sp. FACHB-1120 genome, the region ACTATACCAAGAGGGATGCGCTCACTGCCCAAATTCTAGCCGCGCCTGCTCTACTAAATCAGCAGTGACAACTTCCACACCCCCTGCACGAGCGATCTGCTCAATTCGCTGACGCGCTTGGGAACGAACAAAAAAGGGAATATTTTTCAGCTTTGCCTTTGCTTCCGGCGTCCACTGTAAAACATCTGTAAAATCAGAATCGCGCATGGTACACCAGCCCTTAGCTATCAGCCGTTCGGCTTTTAGCTGGTAAACTTGATCGCATTTTATCAAGTTGCGATCGCTTTCGCGTATGCCTTTCCTAGCGGCTCCTGGCGCTATGACACATCAGCCGTAGGAGAATCAACTCTTTGGCTGAGCTTGTTTTAGTTTCTTCTGTGCCGATTGCAGCAGTTGTTGGGTTTCTCGATAGTCGCTTGTTCCTGGTTTGACCATTTTCAACCGATGGATTATTTTTTGCATCTGGCTGACTATCTGGTTGCGATCTACTTGGGAACTATCTTTGGGTATCGACGCAAGCAAAGTGTTGATTTGTTGTTGAGCATCATTGAAGGCTTCGTGAGACTCGCGTTCTGTTTTTAATCGAATTTGCACAGTGTCTAAATTCATTTGGTACGTTACCAGTAGCTTTTGCGCTTCCACATAGTCAACGTCTTCCAGCCGAACGTTTTGCAGTTGGGCAATCGCCTTGTACCACAAACTTTCACCTTGTTGCCACCGCTGTGCAGTATGGGGTGGATTTTGCCCAGTTTTAGCAGCAGCAAAAGCATATTGTTTGGCGGCTTGAATTAAAGTATTGGTGCGTCCCAAAATCTGCTGTTGTTGAGAAAGTTGGGACTTGATTTGCTCAAATCTATCGCGAATATTGGCAGTTTGCTGATTAGGGATTGTCTGCGTATCGTACCCGCTAACATAGCGCCGACCCTTGCGGTTGTAAGAGTGTCGCCGCGAAGAAACTGTATCTGAAACAGGTAGATAATCAATATGTGTTTTGGCTTCACTTAATTTATTTTCACCTAATGCCAAACTTGCTGCGGTCTTGGCTTGGTTAATTAATTCTTCTGCTTGGTCTAAAGATGCGATCGCTTCCTGATAGCGATCCTCTGTACTCATGGGGGCATTTTGTCCCGCTGGCTGATGAGCTGTGGGAGATAGCAAAA harbors:
- a CDS encoding PCP reductase family protein, with amino-acid sequence MRDSDFTDVLQWTPEAKAKLKNIPFFVRSQARQRIEQIARAGGVEVVTADLVEQARLEFGQ